A single genomic interval of Leishmania panamensis strain MHOM/PA/94/PSC-1 chromosome 25 sequence harbors:
- a CDS encoding hypothetical protein (TriTrypDB/GeneDB-style sysID: LpmP.25.0990), with protein MSVLPVGIDRAAIQELEELFRSADPANTGLLSYTEFAYLILRSGGTQEQVDALIEQFAGSSRSQRVVYYGALLEQLYDSVEAAADAHAAVENGGARHISSPLLRTSSLDRASLKPPLDTSDNSPLPIPPVPTCAAPSSWYPPPPLMPGGGATAAATAAPPDVIGTRRHDAPPAVSSCSPFYRSITHAGASGSGTSTLGSRESSTATHATYTALHDRQLSQLRSNSSRASFSNPPSGPSSPYSSRFVEFALRTATAAAAVPLQQQRLGRAPSRGSTHPSLSASRSRSRDGLRSTALTGSPMVGTEHGESARAHSAMSAPHGAAGTGRYPCSLRVYHPTSADIERRHRESSTERMVRAAVEVSIHGRSQPCFDAEGRAGTGKTHESEEKRGSSVTRVPPGAQPAASSSSGAPALHFTATHRANHTAEPRAKSTSASFTEYRASESDLCHVNPSGHSSHCSSAATASLLSLRDIFQRYLAPKSSRDGTVLLSELEETLTRRGVNVHPLELEAVADSLELSTVPGAIERHGSTQQHHSFNTSLSSSLGALVATAGYTHGGPSHHWTSVNASGMDSTDASATTASRTTITGGADRALNLVDFCVLVSRLRPALIQHIRSPSVWESITSIEAVKALRRCQPPTGNDRLGGRAVGEANDGDRDDGASIADVTVSPMTPTTTAPATPRSTTSSSSPQPRSSAQHHRQKQRSLVRHRFSDPRRSLSATKMRGAAESTVLSAALPTARQLSADQQFSVEHAQHEPQRSQPRNERGDDHHGSARYAHPTVVSQQRRSGLHVPSITTAPLRRTKVPLWQDELRASARRSHTSATHLPSSTSRGSSGGSISPDERHYPQEPRSRCADVSFRNPASDLSTRVVREEWGTRLASRDAGGTLAPSPTTASAQFSPTCRSPPSPPSASKWGLPSSTLAPRLLEALQSASLALLRRCTQLDSRRTGRIAPSTWLRVLREACPTLTDAERLRAQEWIRARGQGSASGDDYAAVVEDILTEANLAPLSPASGTKRSAVWRGDSTAATSSPHTDATRTHSRPQEQGTAGTRSPVPPTSAVKGASTASSLSATKPLATVRRRPRGRASASASPDTSARAQRTDADAKRLLAHELMTACGGDTEALVEYFRAFDVADTGLLDERVWRASLEELFRRTEGKEAPAWVVGGCVRLSRMPLEITAATPSQQRGTPLPASPVLSAARARVSRVPPAMRHRLCDYRYVLEELGVHADG; from the coding sequence ATGTCGGTCCTTCCTGTCGGGATAGACCGTGCTGCGATtcaggagctggaggagctttTCCGGTCCGCGGACCCCGCCAACACGGGTCTGCTCTCGTACACCGAGTTCGCCTATCTCATCCTGCGCAGCGGAGGAACGCAGGAGCAGGTGGACGCCTTGATTGAGCAGTTCGCCGGGTCGTCGCGTTCGCAGCGGGTGGTGTACTACGGGGcactgctggagcagctgtaTGACTCTGtggaagcagctgcagacgcgcacgccgctgtcgaAAATGGCGGTGCGAGACACATCTCAAGCCCGTTACTAAGGACATCCTCGCTCGACCGCGCCTCTCTCAAGCCGCCCCTTGATACGTCTGACAACTCTCCGTTGCCGATTCCTCCGGTACCGACctgcgccgcaccgtcgtcgtggtaccccccacccccgctaatgcctggcggtggtgccactgctgctgctactgctgctcctcctgaCGTCATCGGCACACGTCGGCATGACGCCCCTCCTGCAGTGTCGTCCTGCTCACCATTCTACAGGTCGATCACACATgccggcgccagcggcagcggcacctccacCCTTGGCTCGCGTGAGTCGTCCACTGCAACCCACGCAACGTACACCGCACTCCACGACCGTCAGCTGTCTCAACttcgcagcaacagcagtcgtgcctccttctccaacCCGCCCAGCGGTCCGTCTTCTCCGTACTCCTCACGGTTTGTCGAGTTTGCGCTTCGaactgccacagcggcggcggcagtgccgcttcagcagcagcgactcggTCGCGCGCCGTCACGAGGCAGCACACACCCGAGCCTGTCAGCGTCCAGATCACGAAGCCGCGACGGCTTGCGTAGCACTGCTCTCACAGGATCGCCGATGGTGGGTACAGAACACGGTGAGAGTGCGCGGGCGCACAGTGCCATGTCGGCGCcgcacggcgctgcaggcactGGTCGCTACCCTTGCTCTCTACGTGTGTACCACCCGACATCGGCGGATATCGAGCGCCGTCATCGAGAGAGCTCCACAGAGCGCATGgtgcgcgcagcagtcgAAGTGAGTATCCACGGCAGATCGCAGCCCTGCTTCGATGCCGAAGGCCGTGCAGGTACAGGCAAGACCCACGAAAGTGAAGAAAAGCGCGGTTCAAGTGTTACTCGTGTGCCACCTGGCGCACAGCCCGCCGCATCGTCGTCTTCCGGTGCACCCGCGCTTCACTTTACTGCCACCCATCGTGCTAACCACACCGCTGAGCCGCGAGCGAAGAGCACCAGCGCGTCCTTCACCGAATATCGTGCAAGTGAATCGGACCTGTGTCATGTAAACCCTAGTGGCCACAGCAGTcactgcagctccgccgccacggcatcACTTCTATCGCTGCGAGACATTTTTCAGCGTTACCTGGCGCCAAAATCGTCGCGTGACGGCacagtgctgctgagcgagTTGGAGGAAACACTGACTAGGCGTGGGGTGAATGTACACCCGCTAGAGCTGGAGGCCGTCGCCGACTCGCTGGAGCTGAGCACGGTACCGGGGGCCATCGAGCGCCATGGCAGTACACAACAGCACCACAGCTTCAACACAAGCCTAAGCAGCAGTTTAGGGGCGCTGGTCGCTACGGCTGGATACACACATGGTGGCCCATCGCATCATTGGACGTCCGTCAATGCCTCTGGAATGGATAGCACGGACGCCTCCGCAACGACGGCGAGCCGAACCACCATTACCGGCGGTGCAGATCGAGCACTGAACCTGGTTGACTTTTGTGTGCTCGTCTCGCGCCTGCGCCCGGCGCTCATTCAACACATTCGCAGCCCCAGTGTGTGGGAAAGCATAACATCCATCGAAGCAGTCAAGGCACTGCGGAGATGTCAGCCTCCGACGGGCAACGACCGGCTGGGAGGTCGTGCAGTTGGGGAGGCCAATGACGGGGACAgagacgacggcgccagcaTTGCAGACGTAACGGTGTCGCCTATGACCCCAACAACGACCGCTCCTGCGACGCCCCGGTCTACCACGTCCTCGTCGAGCCCGCAGCCACGCTCCTCCGCGCAGCATCATCGTCAGAAGCAGCGCTCTCTTGTGCGGCACCGTTTCTCCGACCCGCGCCGCTCACTGAGTGCGACCAAGatgcgcggcgcggcggaaTCGACAGTGTTAtccgcggcgctgcccacGGCCCGCCAGCTCTCCGCCGATCAGCAGTTCTCCGTCGAGCACGCGCAGCATGAACCACAACGCAGTCAGCCAAGGAACGAGAGGGGCGACGACCACCATGGCTCTGCCAGATATGCACACCCAACTGTCGTTTCccaacagcggcgcagtgggCTGCACGTACCGTCAATCACAACAGCTCCGCTACGCCGCACCAAGGTGCCTCTCTGGCAGGATGAACTGCGCGCCAGCGCACGCCGCAgccacaccagcgccacTCACTTGCCGTCGTCCACATCACGGGGTAGCTCGGGTGGCTCAATCTCACCCGACGAGCGCCATTATCCGCAGGAGCCGCGATCGCGCTGCGCTGATGTTTCTTTCCGCAATCCCGCCAGTGATCTTTCCACTCGCGTCGTGCGTGAAGAGTGGGGTACCCGCCTCGCATCTCGTGATGCTGGGGGGACCCTTGCGCCTTCACCAACGACGGCATCGGCACAGTTCTCGCCGACGTGCAggtcaccgccgtcgccgccgtcagcaaGCAAATGGGGGCTGCCTTCCTCGACGCTGGCGCCGCGCCTCCTGGAGGCACTTCAAAGCGCctcgttggcgctgctgcgccgctgtacCCAGCTGGACAGTCGGCGCACAGGGCGCATTGCACCGAGTACGTGGCTACGCGTACTGCGAGAAGCTTGTCCGACTTTGACTGATGCAGAGCGACTCCGTGCGCAAGAATGGATTCGGGCAAGAGGGCAGGGGTCGGCCAGTGGCGACGACTACGCGGCAGTCGTAGAGGACATACTAACCGAGGCGAACCTCGCTCCTCTCAGCCCCGCGTCTGGCACgaagcgcagcgccgtctgGCGTGGTGACAGTACCGCAGCAACCTCGTCGCCTCACACCGACGCCACTCGGACGCACAGCCGTCCTCAAGAGCAAGGCACGGCTGGTACGAGGTCGCCGGTGCCACCCACGTCGGCCGTAAAGGGCGCCTCGACAGCTTCCAGCCTCTCTGCAACGAAGCCGCTTGCCACCGTACGCCGCAGGCCGAGGGGGCGCGCATCCGCCTCCGCATCACCCGATACCTCAGCGAGGGCTCAGAGAACTGACGCGGATGCAAAACGGCTGCTTGCGCACGAGCTGATGACCGCCTGTGGCGGCGACACTGAGGCACTCGTAGAGTACTTCCGGGCCTTTGATGTGGCAGACACGGGACTCCTCGACGAGCGCGTGTGGCGAGCCAGTTTGGAGGAGCTGTTTCGACGGACAGAAGGTAAGGAGGCGCCAGCATGGGtcgtgggtgggtgtgtgcgcctctcgcgTATGCCCCTGGAGATAACGGCTGCCacaccgtcgcagcagcgtggcacaCCACTGCCAGCTTCCCCTGTGCTCtccgcagcgcgcgcacgcgtctCGCGCGTGCCACCAGCGATGCGCCACAGGTTGTGTGATTACCGCTACGTCTTGGAAGAGCTTGGCGTCCATGCCGATGGGTAA
- a CDS encoding hypothetical protein (TriTrypDB/GeneDB-style sysID: LpmP.25.0970) — MNFATAEASATAEASVQSVPLLITCLHASAVSTPPTEVRRAFDIIEKLLSNRVQHPAEQCYTSFSATSTAWVNRVLPLVYALRLAAWMGCTLTAEGTRYVFIDNLSKAHAPVESNAEDRRRRRDQKQQQQQLVDRLDELRCVASVWNMSVAEISVGASRRYQDAYGELLKLFQSAQDSIDREEVWTRHINCLQLYCLLARVHGVEWQQVTTLSQAASDVLSGECAASWTARAQRELDRSLCASSSVPLCNAQGSSMTRTLPVLDARRTCRRGCETLATCLADDSLQWLLSRVSLCELRRMCESAVAESASGAAGGRESRSCTTVPLIPGFSVKVAERLRQQAQLDQHQRYIRTTGPAYRRLSQEERRRGESLILSIAALLQQIVEVSETQGMVRHDRHEARRLMDSFRQDGNLVKLYALEEQYMAALEEAKLLYGKPLVYTA, encoded by the coding sequence ATGAACTTCGCCACAGCCGAGGCTTCTGCCACAGCGGAGGCAAGTGTGCAGTCGGTGCCCCTCTTGATCACGTGTCTGCACGCGTCTGCTgtctccacccctcccacaGAGGTGCGCCGAGCCTTTGACATCATCGAGAAGCTGCTCTCTAACCGTGTTCAGCACCCGGCGGAGCAGTGCTACACCTCGTTCTCTGCCACAAGCACGGCGTGGGTCAATCGCGTTCTCCCGCTCGTCTATGCGCTTCGCTTAGCTGCCTGGATGGGGTGCACGCTAACAGCTGAGGGCACACGATACGTGTTCATTGACAACCTCAGTAAGGCGCACGCACCGGTGGAAAGCAACGCGGAagaccggcggcggcggcgtgaccagaagcagcagcagcagcagctggtagACCGCCTAGACGAGCTCCGTTGCGTCGCTTCCGTATGGAACATGTCGGTTGCGGAGATTTCTGTAGGTGCCTCAAGGCGTTACCAAGACGCATATGGGGAGCTGCTCAAGCTCTTTCAATCGGCCCAAGATTCTATTGACCGAGAGGAGGTGTGGACACGACATATCAATTGCCTGCAGCTTTACTGCCTCCTCGCCCGCGTGCATGGTGTGGAGTGGCAACAGGTGACGACGCTCTCTCAGGCAGCTTCGGATGTATTAAGTGGAGAGTGCGCCGCGTCATGGacggcgcgtgcgcagcgagaaCTTGATCGATCTTTATGTGCGTCAAGCTCAGTACCCTTGTGCAATGCTCAAGGCTCAAGCATGACACGGACGCTTCCTGTCCTTGACGCACGGCGCACTTGCCGCCGTGGATGCGAAACTCTCGCGACGTGCCTGGCAGATGACTCGCTCCAATGGTTGCTCTCACGCGTATCGCTGTGCGAACTCCGTCGTATGTGTGAAAGTGCGGTTGCTGAGTCTgccagtggcgctgctggcggcagaGAGAGTAGATCTTGTACTACCGTCCCGCTGATCCCCGGCTTCTCTGTCAAGGTTGCAGAGCGGCTTCGTCAGCAAGCGCAGCTTGACCAGCATCAACGCTACATCCGCACAACAGGCCCCGCGTATCGGCGGCTGAGCCAGGAAGAGCGTCGCCGCGGTGAGTCCCTTATCCTCAGCAttgccgccctcctccagcaAATCGTCGAGGTCTCGGAGACGCAGGGGATGGTGCGTCACGACCGGCACGAGGCGCGTCGGCTGATGGACAGCTTCCGGCAAGACGGCAACCTTGTGAAGCTCTACGCCTTGGAGGAGCAGTACatggcagcgctggaggaggcgaagctgctgtACGGGAAACCGCTTGTCTACACTGCTTGA
- a CDS encoding gamma-tubulin (TriTrypDB/GeneDB-style sysID: LpmP.25.0980) has protein sequence MPREIITIQAGQCGNQVGSEFWRQLCLEHGIRLDGVVEPYAVGGEDRKDVFFYQADDDHYVPRALLVDLEPRVINAVQRGSMQKLFNTENIFIHKEGGGAGNNWSHGYELGDQVQETLFDMIEREAENSDSLEGFVLTHSIAGGTGSGMGSYLLENLNDKFPKKLIQTYSVFPNQSRGGESDVIVQPYNSLLAVKRLTLHADCVVVLDNTALNRIVTDNLHIASPTVEQMNGLVSTVMAASTATLRYPGYMNNDLMSMLASLIPTPRCHFVCTGYTPTTLDTSNIQSSVRKTSVHDVMRRLLMPKNMMVSTSMKSGCYISLLNLIQGDVDPAQVHRSLERIRERSPTFIPWGPASIQVILSKKSPYVDTRHRVSGLVMANHTSIHTLFHRTLKQFDMLFGRGVFLDQYRKYGPTKDSLDEFSDARDVVESLVAEYKACESSDYIRNF, from the coding sequence ATGCCTCGTGAGATCATCACCATTCAGGCCGGCCAGTGCGGCAACCAGGTTGGCAGCGAGTTCTGGCGGCAGCTCTGCCTCGAACACGGCATCCGCCTTGACGGCGTTGTGGAGCCGTACGCCGTTGGTGGTGAGGATCGCAAGGATGTCTTTTTCTACCAGGCGGATGACGATCACTACGTCCCGCGTGCGTTACTCGTGGACCTCGAGCCGCGCGTGATCAACGCGGTACAGCGCGGCTCGATGCAGAAGCTCTTCAACACCGAGAACATCTTCATTCACaaggaaggcggtggcgctggcaaCAACTGGTCTCATGGCTACGAGCTTGGCGACCAGGTGCAGGAGACACTCTTCGACATGATCGAGCGAGAGGCCGAGAACAGCGACAGCCTCGAAGGATTTGTTCTCACGCACTCCATTGCGGGTGGTACGGGTAGTGGCATGGGCAGCTATCTTCTCGAGAACTTGAATGACAAGTTCCCCAAGAAGCTCATCCAGACGTACAGCGTCTTTCCGAACCAGTCTCGCGGTGGCGAGAGCGACGTGATTGTCCAGCCGTACAACAGCCTGCTGGCTGTGAAACGACTGACACTGCACGCCGactgcgtcgtcgtcctcgacaACACTGCACTGAACCGAATCGTCACCGACAACCTCCACATCGCCTCCCCCACGGTGGAGCAGATGAACGGCCTCGTCAGCACCGTCATGGCCGCCTCGACGGCAACACTGCGCTACCCAGGGTACATGAATAACGATTTGATGAGCATGCTAGCCTCGCTCATCCCTACGCCTCGGTGCCACTTTGTTTGCACCGGTTACACCCCCACCACGCTCGACACCTCGAACATTCAGTCCTCAGTGCGCAAGACGTCTGTGCACGACGTGATGCGCCGACTGCTGATGCCAAAGAACATGATGGTGTCGACATCCATGAAGAGCGGCTGCTACATCTCTCTCCTGAACCTCATCCAGGGCGACGTCGACCCAGCGCAGGTGCACCGCTCCCTCGAGCGTATTCGCGAGCGGTCACCGACGTTCATTCCGTGGGGACCGGCCTCCATTCAGGTCATTCTGTCAAAGAAATCGCCATACGTAGACACGCGGCACCGGGTAAGCGGCCTCGTGATGGCAAACCACACGAGCATCCACACCCTCTTTCACCGCACGCTGAAGCAGTTTGACATGCTCTTCGGCCGCGGCGTCTTCCTCGACCAGTACCGTAAGTACGGACCAACCAAGGACAGCCTGGATGAGTTCAGCGACGCGAGAGACGTTGTGGAGAGCTTGGTGGCGGAATACAAGGCGTGTGAGAGCTCCGACTACATCCGAAACTTTTGA